The following nucleotide sequence is from Ignavibacteriales bacterium.
GAATTAACCGGAAACACCAAAGGACAAATATCAACAACCAACCTTCTTCGGTTTCTTGGTAAGATGGGTATATCATCAATCCTCGTAGAAGGCGGTGAACAAACATTTAGTAGGTTTATTGAAGAGAGAAGTACAGACAAATTGCTCATGTTTATCGCTCCGAAAATTCTTGGTTCAGGAATCGCTTCTTTTAATTTGAATAACAGGAATATAAATAAAAGTATTGTACTGAAAAATATAAATAGTTTCATGCTCGAAGATAATATTGTATTCGAAGGATATTTTTAATAAAATAATATTATGTTTACTGGAATAATTGAAGAAATAGGAAATATTAAATCGATTGCGAAAAAGGGGAGAGGCTTACTTATCGAAGTAGATGCTCCGTTATCAAACAAGGAGATAAAATTAGGCGACAGTGTCGCGGTTAATGGAGTTTGTCAAACCGTTATCAAAAAGTCGAAATCAACGTTTATTGTCGAAGCTGTAGAAGAAACACTCAAAAAAACCAATTTCAGTCAAATGAAAAAAGGATATCAGGTTAATATCGAATTGCCACTAAAAACCGATGGAAGATTTGGTGGACATATAGTATTGGGGCATGTTGACACAGTTGGCGAAATAATTAATATTGAAAAACGAACTAACAGTACAATTTATCAGGTAAAATATCAGTCAGATTATAAACACTTTGTGGTTAAAGTAGGATCAATAGCGATTGACGGAATAAGTCTCACAATCGCAGAGGTAAAAAATAATACGTTATCTGTCTCAATTATTCCGCATACTCTTGCAAATACAATTATGAAATCGTACAAAGTTGGTACGAGAGTGAATCTTGAATTTGATATAATAGGAAAATACGTTGCACAAATTATGAACTCGAAGATCTCTTCTTCGGATAATACCTTAACATTAGAATCTTTAAAAAGATCTGGGTACTAGAGGTATGGCTCGGAAGATATTTTACAAAATTGTTGATGAACCGTCGAATAAGATAAGCAATCAGGAATGGGATGATGTCCTGAAATTACAACATTGGTATAATTCCGAATTTATCTGGACTGCAGGAAGATTGGGATTTAGAATGTTCGCAGTTTTCCCAAACATTGATTCAAGCATAATCGATTATGAATCGCTTGATAAAATCATACACGAGCGAAAAAAAATACTTCGACAAAACGGTTTAACAGAAAATGAAACAATTCAAGCTCTTGAAGCAGAGGGGCTGGTTATCACACAAAAAGGTGGTTACATCGATAAATCGCTAGCGAGCGGATTTACGCGTGTTGCCTGCAATGAGTTTAACGCATACCTCGTGTGTGAATTTTTATTAAAAGCTTCTTTGATACTTCGGAATTCGACAATTACTGTAACTGACGAAGGAGAATTCATCAAATCGAAAAGTGTGATGTTTCATCAAGGGAATGTAATTCTTCGAAAAGAAAATCAGCAAACGGGTGAACGATTGCAGGAAATGATATTGAATAGACATATTTTTGCGATTGTTGATCCTACAAAATATAATCATCATCCCGATTACAGGAATACAATTAATAATTTTTCAACGCTTAAAGAAGAAGAGAAAGAAGCAATTTTAACCGATTGGAATTGGTTGGGATTCTCGGGTAACTATGATATTCACGGAGATGATATCCGCGGGTATGACCTCAACAAAAAAGTGCACAGCTTTTACCTCGAAATCATAAAATAGAAGCTTGAAATTCTGCCTAAAAATCGTTATCTTATAAAGTTTTAAAATCTCAAAAATTCAAGGAATATTATGTTCGGAATATTGGTAACTCTCGAAATTCTTGTAAGTGTGGTCTTAATGGCAGCTGTTTTAATGCAATCGAGCAAAGGCGGCGGATTAGCCGGTTCGTTTGGTGGCGCCTCAATGGGAACAGTGTTCGGTGTTCGCCGGACAGCTGATTTTCTTAGCAGAGCCACAACTATTTTAGCGACAGTCTTTATATTACTAAGTTTGGTAATTAATATCTTTTTCCTACCTGGTAAACAAGCAACAGGCAGCAGTGTGATTCAGCAAGGGGGAACTCAAACTGCAGCCCCGCGTGCATTACCACCTAGCAGCCAGCAAGCAGCGTCTCAGGAACAAAATAAAAAATAAATTTCAGGATCATTGGGCGCCCATGGCTCAATTGGTAGAGCAGCTGACTCTTAATCAGCGGGTTTCAGGTTCGAGTCCTGATGGGCGCACACATTTGTTATCTTACCTCTTTTAATCGCGTTTTAATGAATTAATTTATTTTTACAATAATTAATTTTAAATATTTAGGAAACATATTTTATGCAAAATAATAAAGTTGCAATTGTCACCGGTGGCGGTAAACGGTTGGGGCGAGCAATTGCGATTGCTCTCGCAGAGAATGGATTTAATGTTGTCGTAAATTATAATAAATCTCTTTCTGGTGCTTTAGAAACAGTCAACCTGATAAAAGAGAGAGGTACGGAAGCATTTCCCTTAAAAGCCGATATTTCCAAAAAGACGGATGTTAATCGGTTAGTGAATTCAACAATTAAAAAATTTGGTCGAATTGATCTCTTGGTAAATAATTCTGGTATTTTTACTGAAAGTTCCTTATTGAAAACGTCTCAAGAGATTTGGGATAATACAATCGACATTAATTTAAAAGGAAGTTTCCTTTGCGCGCAGGCAGTTGCACCAATTATGCTTAAGCAAAAAGGAGGGAAGATAATCAACATCTCATCTGTTGGTGGCTTAATCGGTTGGACAAATTATTTTTCGTATAGTATATCAAAGGCAGGTGTTATCATGTTAACTCGCCTATTAGCGAAAGAACTTGCGCCATACGTACAAGTAAATACAATTGCCCCGGGATTTATTGCAATACGTGAAAGTGACAAAAATAATGAATTTAAAATGCCTAAGAAAAAGATATTATTGCAAAAGTACGGAAATATTAAAGATATAACGGATATGGTAACCTATTTATCAACTAAATCTGAATATATCACAGGCCAAGTAATACCTATAGACGGCGGAAGATCGATAAAATAATCTTAACTTGATTTGGGGAAATCAAAATAGTATATTTGAAATAGGGGATGACATGGATTCGACGGGGATGAGAATGGTTAGAACGGCATCTCGTGCTCTCCGCGTAGCACGTAAATAAAGCGGAAAACAATAAGTGCAGATTACAACTACGCACTGGCTGCTTAATTAAAGCAACCCATCCTATGTGATTATGCCCAATGAGTCATAATAGGGTGTCGCTTAAATTGGGATAGCTTGAAGACATTCTCAGGGTCATCAAGTGAAATTTTACTGAGATAGCTTGCAATGACTGAGTTCGCTCCGGAATTTGTAGGCAAACCTGTACAGAGCGGACTATTGATGTAAATGTTCTGGTGGTTTTCTCTTCGGACCGGGGTTCAATTCCCCGCATCTCCACAATGCTGTCTAAAAATAATGACGGCATTTTTTTTTATAATCTCTTCAGTATATTATTTAATCAAATGCCTAAAATTAGTATTGATTTTGTCAAAATGACCGGAGCAGGAAATGATTTTGTTTTGGTCGACAATCGTGAAAGTAGATATAATCTTGACTGGGTATCATTATCTACAAAACTTACAGATCGTCGTTATGGAATCGGTGCGGATGGATTGTTGGTAATAGAAAAGAGCACACATGCTGATTTTCAAATGAACTATTTCAACGCTGATGGAAGTTACGGTGGAATGTGTGGTAATGGAGGCAGATGTTCTGCATTGTTTGGTATGAACCTACTACAAAAATCTGAAATTACTTTTGAAGCATTGAATCACATCTATAATGCTAACTTATTAAATGATAAAGTATTATTGCGGATGAAGGATCCACATTCTATTAAACTCAATCAGTCATTGATTGATATTGAACCATCACCTATTTTGTATAATTTCATTGATACAGGGGCTCCACATGTGGTAATTTTTGAAAATTATTTTGATATAGACATTTTAATGCTGGGAAAACAGATCAGAAACCATAAAACTTTCACGCCAAGTGGAGCGAATGTTAATTTTGTTATGATAAATCAGGATAAATCATTATCCATAAGAACGTATGAAAGAGGTGTTGAAGCAGAAACATTTGCCTGTGGGACTGGGTCTATAGCAGCTGCTATCGTCTATTCATTGAAAAATAATATTAAACCACCTATCGATGTTCATACTAAAAGTAATGAAATTTTAACAGTGAATTTCGAAATGAAGGAAGATAAGTTTGCAAATATCATTTTAACCGGATCAGCAAAAATTGTCTATTCAGGGGTAATTACGATTAATATATAATACGGATAATATATGTTATGTAAAGTATAATTACGGTTTTCTTATATTATTCAATAAACAATTCTTCCATCCTCTTTTCATGTAGATCTCCTATCTGCTGAATTTCGATATTAATAATATCATTAACAATTAATTTTTTATTACGTGTTACCTTTCCGAGCAGATTAAACTGAATAGAAAAAAATTCTGCCTGAGATTTTAATTTATTTAATTTATCCGGACTACAACTTACCACCACCATCGATTGAGATTCACTAAAAAGATAATAATCTAACCTGTCACCTGTTTTTACATGAATCTCGGCACCAAGGTTAACTTCAGAATTTTTATTTGCATGAATAATAGATTCACAAATTGCGATAAGCATGCCGCCATCACTAACATCATGAGCGGAATTAAGTAATCCTTCCTGGTTCAGATTAAGAATTAAATTATGTAATCTTTTTTCGCTATCTAAATCGTGTCGTGGTATTTCACCTTTAACCAGACCGTAACAATGATTCAAATATTCAGAACCACCAACTTCAGATTTATTCTCACCGAGAAGAATAATCAGATCTTCCGGATTTTTGAACGCCTGCGAGATTGTCTTTGAATAATCTTCAATTTCTCCGATCATTCCTATAACAGGTGTTGGATATATAGCACCGGTAGGATTTTCATTGTAAAAACTAACATTTCCACCAGTAACAGGAGTACCTAAAAATCTACAAGCATCTCCAATGCCTCGAATCACTTCTTTGAATTGCCAGTAGATCTCAGGTTTGTAAGGATTTCCAAAATTTAGACAATTTGTAATTGCAAGAGGTTTTGCACCGCTACAAACCAGATTTCGAGCACATTCGGCGACAGCTATTTCTGCACCTAAATAAGGATTTAAATATATATATCTTGCGTTGCAATCTGTTTTCATTGCTAATGCTTTAATTGTACTTTTAATTCGAACTACAGCAGAATCACCGCCATATGATATCGTATTTGTTCTTACCATCGCATCATATTGTTTCGATATCCACCCGCGAGAACAAAGATTAAGCGAACCGATCATCTTTAAAATTACCTGATTATAATTCGATGGTTCGGGTAAAGCGTTGATGTCAAAATCTCTACATTCATCGATATACTTTGGCTTTGTTGCTTCTCTTGTATAAACGGGAGCACCGCCGCCAAGTACTAAACTAAATGCCGAGACTTCTGCAATTTTATTTCCATGATGATAAATCTCTACATTGCCATTATTTGTCACCTCGCCAATGGTTTCGCATTGCAGATCCCATTTTTGGAAAATTTCTTTTACTTTTATTTCATCTTTTGGTTTAACGACCATTAACATACGCTCTTGAGATTCCGATAGCATAATTTCATAACCGCTCATCGCTTTTTCCCTAACAGGCACATCGTCTAAATTAATCTTCATGCCTGTTCCTCCTCGAGCACTCATCTCTGATGTCGAACATGTTATTCCGGCAGCGCCCATATCTTGTATACCGACAATAACATTTTCTTTTATAGCTTCAAGTGTTGCCTCAAGTAATAATTTCTCGGTAAATGGATCTCCAACTTGGACAGATGGCCTTTTACTATCTGACTCTTCCGATATTTCTTCTGACGCAAACGTTGCACCATGTATACCATCTCGACCTGTTGAAGAACCAACAATCATAACTAAATTACCAACACCTTTTGCGGCACTCTTGGCAATCAATGAATGTTTTACAATTCCGACAGACATCGCATTCACAATCGGATTTTCATTATAACAATCATCGAAATAAACATCCCCAGCTACTGTTGGCACACCAAAACTATTTCCATAATCGCCAATACCCTGGACAATTCTCTTCATTAAATATTTTGTTCTTGGGTGAGATGGATTTCCGAATCTGAGTGAGTTGAGCGCAGCGATCGGTCTTGCTCCCATCGTGAATATGTCTCTCATTATTCCGCCAACACCAGTTGCAGCACCTTGATATGGTTCAACCGCTGAAGGATGGTTATGACTTTCAATTTTAAATGCGACTGCCAAACCATCCCCAATATCAATAAGTCCGGCATTTTCTTCACCAGCTTCAACAAGTAAGCGTTCGCCTGTTCGGGGTAATTTTTTAATTTCCTGAATAGAGTTCTTGTAACTACAATGTTCGCTCCACATAACGCTATAGATGCCGAGTTCTGTGTAAGTGGGTGTTCGATTAAGTATCTTAAGAATCTCTTCATATTCTTCTTTTGTAAGACCGTGCTTTATTGCAAGTTCAACAGTTACTTCAGGTTCTTGTATATTCATTTTTTTACTTTTAGATTGCATCGATAATTATTAATATCTGATCTTTTTCGACTGAATTGTTATTTTCAATTTTAATTTCTTTAATTTTGCCGTTAATCGGTGATTTTATTTCATTCTCCATTTTCATCGCCTCCAAAATTACTAATCCTTGGTCCCGCTTTACGAGCTCACCTTTATTAATCTCAATTTTTTTTACCAAACCGGGCATTGGAGCATTGATGATCACCTCACCTCGCAAATCTGTGGATTTCTTTTGGAAACGATTCAATAACATTCCTCTGCTATCTTCAATTTTGAGTGGAATAATATGATTACCTACCCAAACTTCAGCATCGGAATTATTATTCTTGAATGAAGTATAGACTCGATGTTGGGATTTTCCCAAATGGATATCAATCATACCATTTTTTGTTTCAGTTTCCGTAAAATTGCATTCTTTGCCATTGATAATGATTTTTTCTGCATCATTAATTACATTATAAATTTTTTCTCCAATAGTAATTTTATATTGTTCCATAATTCAATTAAATCATATATTTCATGTCAATTAAAACCATCTATCTTCTTATTTTTCCAATTAGAAAAAGAATTAACTGCGCCTTTTTCTATTTCATTCTGACTCGGATTTTGTATTCTGCCAATCGCTGCAATGATAGCGACATTTACTAATTCCTCAGAAGGTTTGTCAAGCTCTTCAACCGAAAAATATTTCTCTATGAATCCTGTATCATATTCTCCTGAAATAAATTTTGGATGACTGGTGATCCATGAACAGAAGTTTATATTATTTCTAAGTCCTATCAGGTGATACTGCTTTAAAGCAGCCGACATACGACTGCGCGTCTCTTCCCTCGTTTTTCCAAATGTAATTAATTTGGAAATTAGCGGATCGTAATAGGGTGATATTTCACTTCTTTCTTCCACTCCCCTATCATCCCTGATTCCTAAACCGGATGGCACTTGCAGATGAATTATTTTCCCTGTGGATGGAAAAAAATTATTATACGGATCTTCAGCATAAATACGACATTCCATTGAATGTCCATCAAATTTTACGTCTTTCTGAGAAAAATCTAAGCGATTTCCTTCAGATATTTTTATCTGCTCCTTAACAAGATCATAACCGATCCTCATTTCTGTGATCGGGTGTTCAACCTGCAGCCGAGTATTCATTTCCAGAAAATAGAACTTTTTATTTTGATCAAAAATAAATTCGACAGTACCTGCATTGGTATACCCTGCTTCTTTTACGAGTGAAACAGCTGCTTGAGTCAATTCGGTTCTAATTGTTTCATTGATATAAGTTGAAGGCGATTCTTCAATTATTTTTTGATGTCTTCTTTGTATGGAACACTCACGTTCACCGAAATGAACAACATTTCCATAAGCATCAGCTAAGACCTGAACTTCAATGTGCCGTGGATTTTCTATATATTTCTCAATAAACACTCTTCCATCACTGAATGCCGATAATGCCTCAGATTTGCTTGCCTTTAATCCTGCTTCAAGTTCATTTGCATTTTTAATTATTCTCATCCCTTTACCGCCGCCGCCACCTGCTGCTTTAATTAATATAGGATAACCTATTTCATCAGCTACTCTTATGGCTCTACTGATATCATCAATTGGATCAGTCGTTCCAGGGACGATCTGTACACCAATCTTTATTGCGAAAGAACGAGCCGAAGTTTTATCCCCCATCAACTTCATTGCAGCAGCTGAAGGACCAATAAATTTTAAATTGTTTTCAGTAACTTTGTGAGCAAAAGAAGAATTTTCAGATAAGAAACCATAACCGGGATGAATCGCGTCACAACCCGATAATTTCGCGATTTCGATTATTTTATCTTGATTTAAATAACTATCACGAGCAGGAGCAGGACCTACACAGTATGATTCGTCTGCTAACCTGGCATGGATCGCATATACGTCGACATCAGAGTATATTGAGACTGTTTTGATACCCATCTCGGAACAACTCTTGATTATTCGAACCGCAATTTCACCTCTGTTCGAAATTAATATTTTTTTTATTGATCTTTTAATCATTCTATCACTACTCTAACTCCACAACTGTAACACCTGTTCCACCTTCATTCCATTCACCTAATCTAAACGATTTTATCGCAGACTTATTTTTAAGGTGCTCTGTTATTTTCTTTCTTAAAGCCCCGGTTCCTTTGCCATGTATTATATCTATACGATTCAGTCCGGTTAATATCGCATCATCAATGAATTTATCGACTGCAGGTATAGCTTCATCAGCATACATGCCCCGAAGATCGATTTCTCTCTTGAGATTTTTTTGTTCCAAATTCGGAGCATTTGAGAAAACCTTTCGTTCATTTCTTGTATGAGATATTTCTAATTCCTTTCGATGAATTTTTAATCTTAAATCGCCTGCTTGAATTATGTAATAATCATCATCAAATTTTGAAACTATCTCGCCGATGCTCTTCCCTTCCTTAAGATGAACCTGATCACCCGGCTTAAGATCTGGATAGGTTGCAGAAGGATTTACATTTTGCAAAATATCTGTAATATTTTCTTTGGCTTTTTTTATCTCTTCCTTGGCTTTCCGTACTATTAACCGGTTAGCTGATGTTTCACGTATCTCGCGAACAGAATTTTCAATCAATCTGTTAGCATCGCGAAGTATATTTTTCGCCTCATCCAAAGCACGAGCTTTTATAACTTTAATTTCTTTTTCTAAAGAAGTTATCTTATTTTGATAATTTGAATTTAAGATATCAAGTTTACTTTTTTCTGAATTCACTTTCTCAAGTTTTATTTGAAGCTCTTGTGATTGACGCTCCAAATCGATGATCAAATTTTCTAACTTATTTGCATCGGAACCTTTTAAAATCCGTGCTTTTGTGATAACATCGGAAGGCATATTCATTCTTTCAGCCCTCTCGATGGCAAAACTACTTCCGGGAACACCGAGGCGGAATTTATAGGTCGGCTTTAAAGTTCCTTGGTCGAATTCCATAGCCGCATTTTGCATACCTTTTGTTTCGAATGCGTGTGCCTTCAAAGCACCATGGTGGGTGGTTATAATATTCAATGACATTCGCTCGGTTAATTTTTCTAATAACGCGGCTGCAATTGATGATCCTTCTACAGGGTCAGTCCCGGATCCAATTTCATCAATCAAAACCAAACTTTCATCATCAGATTCAGTTAATATCTCCTTAAGGTTTTTTAGATGAGAACTAAAACTACTTAAATCGTCTTCTATCGATTGTTCATCACCCATATCAACAAATATTTTATTGAAAATCCTTATCTCACTTTCAGGAGACGCAGGAATATGACATCCGGATTGAACAAGGAGAGATAAAATGCCAACGGTTTTCATTGCCACGCTTTTGCCGCCTGCGTTTGGCCCTGTAATCAAAACAGTGTAGCATTCATCGGGTATATCAATGTTTAGAGGTTGAATTTCTTTTCTAGCATGCTTCTGAAGAAGAAGCGGATGGTATGCCTGATCTAATTTATATCGACCCGCAGGTTTAACGATCGGCTCACTTCCCATAACAGCAATCGAATATTTCGCTTTTGCCTGGATAAAATCGATTTCACCCAAAACGTTTATATTTTGTAATAGATTTTGTTGAACCTCAGTGATTTGTTTTGTCAAATCTTTCAATATTTTTTCAATTTCACGTTCTTCTTCAAGAATCAACGTTCTGATTTCATTATTTAATTCAAGTGTTTGTGCAGGTTCGATAAATACGGTAGCACCGCTTGCCGATGCCGTATGAATAAAGCCGGGTACCCGATTTTTATGCTCCGCCTTAACAGGGATAACCATCCTGCCATCGCGCGTTGTTACTATCTCATCCTGAATCCAATCTTTTTCTGAAATTTGCTTCAATAACGATTCGAGATTGGAATGAAGGTGTGCTTTTTTCTGTATGATTTGCCTACGTATGGCGGCTAATTCTTTTGTCGCTGAATCTTTAATGTGCCCATCTTCATCCACTGCCCTATCGATGTTATATTCAAGAATTTTATCGACATATAATGTGCTAACTAACGAATATATCAGAGGATACGATTGCCCTCTTAGCGAAAAATATTCTTTGCATTTTTTTGAAAGGGTTAGGTTCAGTCTTATATTCTTGAGATCGCTTGCAGAGAGAAAGAAATTTTCAATCGAACATCTTTGAATTGCAACACGCGTGTCGGGAATTGAATCCAGAGGTAATGGATCTTCGGTCTCTAATATTTTTTTGAATTCAGTTACATACGAAAGTTTTTGCCGAATTTCAGTCAAATCGGATAATGGCCGAAGTTTATGGAAATGCTCCCTGCCCAAATCTGAAGTTGAATATCGTTGAAGATGTTTGATTATTTTTTCAAATTCTAATTTCTCAAACGATTGAAGATATTCGTGCATTCGAGTTTTTTATTTTATTGTCTCTGATTCGATTTTTCCTTTAAGCTCATCGAAAAATCTTTTCGAGTCAGGCATCCATCTGGTAGTATAATCAAATATTGTGGGTGCTAAAGGATAAACATCTTCATAAAACAGTGATTCTCTTTTTGCCTCTTCTTCAGGGATTTGCATGAAAGCGAGCATAACTAATACTAAACTGACAGCAAGAAGTCCTTGTGCTGCACCGAGGATTCCACCCGCGATTCTTGACCAGAGATGAATTGATTCTCCGCTACTTTGCCCGAACCAACGATAAAATAGATTTGTCAGCAGTATAATTCCTCCAAAGATGATGAAAAATGCTAATATCAACGCCCCATCACGTGATATGCCGATCGACTCGACAAATATATCGGCGAGAGATGACATAAATTTTGTTGCGGCAACTAAACCGCCTATAAAACCTATTATGCTGTAAAGCTTTTTAAAAAAGCCATCACGTACACCAAGTGCAACAAAAAAAAGAACTCCAATTACGATCAAAATGTCAGTTACATTCATGATTATTCTGGTAGATTATTTTTAACAATTTCTTGAATTATTTTTCCGTCTGCTCTGCCTTTAAATTCTTTCACAACAATCGGCATCACTTTCCCTAAATCTTTCGCAGATACTGCTCCCACTTCTTGAATTGTTTTTTTGATAAAAGCAGTTATTTCTTCCACACCGGCTTGTTGTGGTAGATACTCCTGGATAATCGATAATTCTTTTTCCTCTTGCTCAGCCAGCTCGGGTCGATTGTTCTGGCGGTAAATATCGATTGCTTCTTTTCTTTTTTTTGAAGCGGCAATCAACACTGCCACTTCATCTTCAGGATTCATACCACCTATTGGTCGTTTTTCCACTTCTTTTTCCAGCAAACCAGCCCTTATCGTCCGAAGTGTTTCTAACCTGATTTTGTCTCCCGTTTTCATTGCAACTTTCAAATCTTCCGATATCTTTTCTTTAAATGTCATCCAATTTTCCTTAGTTTAGATAAAATATATCACTTTGCGGTATGAGAGTCAACAGAGAGAGGACAATTTGTAAAATCGAGTCATATTCCATATATT
It contains:
- a CDS encoding acetyl-CoA carboxylase biotin carboxyl carrier protein subunit is translated as MEQYKITIGEKIYNVINDAEKIIINGKECNFTETETKNGMIDIHLGKSQHRVYTSFKNNNSDAEVWVGNHIIPLKIEDSRGMLLNRFQKKSTDLRGEVIINAPMPGLVKKIEINKGELVKRDQGLVILEAMKMENEIKSPINGKIKEIKIENNNSVEKDQILIIIDAI
- the purL gene encoding phosphoribosylformylglycinamidine synthase subunit PurL, which codes for MNIQEPEVTVELAIKHGLTKEEYEEILKILNRTPTYTELGIYSVMWSEHCSYKNSIQEIKKLPRTGERLLVEAGEENAGLIDIGDGLAVAFKIESHNHPSAVEPYQGAATGVGGIMRDIFTMGARPIAALNSLRFGNPSHPRTKYLMKRIVQGIGDYGNSFGVPTVAGDVYFDDCYNENPIVNAMSVGIVKHSLIAKSAAKGVGNLVMIVGSSTGRDGIHGATFASEEISEESDSKRPSVQVGDPFTEKLLLEATLEAIKENVIVGIQDMGAAGITCSTSEMSARGGTGMKINLDDVPVREKAMSGYEIMLSESQERMLMVVKPKDEIKVKEIFQKWDLQCETIGEVTNNGNVEIYHHGNKIAEVSAFSLVLGGGAPVYTREATKPKYIDECRDFDINALPEPSNYNQVILKMIGSLNLCSRGWISKQYDAMVRTNTISYGGDSAVVRIKSTIKALAMKTDCNARYIYLNPYLGAEIAVAECARNLVCSGAKPLAITNCLNFGNPYKPEIYWQFKEVIRGIGDACRFLGTPVTGGNVSFYNENPTGAIYPTPVIGMIGEIEDYSKTISQAFKNPEDLIILLGENKSEVGGSEYLNHCYGLVKGEIPRHDLDSEKRLHNLILNLNQEGLLNSAHDVSDGGMLIAICESIIHANKNSEVNLGAEIHVKTGDRLDYYLFSESQSMVVVSCSPDKLNKLKSQAEFFSIQFNLLGKVTRNKKLIVNDIINIEIQQIGDLHEKRMEELFIE
- a CDS encoding acetyl-CoA carboxylase biotin carboxylase subunit, which gives rise to MIKRSIKKILISNRGEIAVRIIKSCSEMGIKTVSIYSDVDVYAIHARLADESYCVGPAPARDSYLNQDKIIEIAKLSGCDAIHPGYGFLSENSSFAHKVTENNLKFIGPSAAAMKLMGDKTSARSFAIKIGVQIVPGTTDPIDDISRAIRVADEIGYPILIKAAGGGGGKGMRIIKNANELEAGLKASKSEALSAFSDGRVFIEKYIENPRHIEVQVLADAYGNVVHFGERECSIQRRHQKIIEESPSTYINETIRTELTQAAVSLVKEAGYTNAGTVEFIFDQNKKFYFLEMNTRLQVEHPITEMRIGYDLVKEQIKISEGNRLDFSQKDVKFDGHSMECRIYAEDPYNNFFPSTGKIIHLQVPSGLGIRDDRGVEERSEISPYYDPLISKLITFGKTREETRSRMSAALKQYHLIGLRNNINFCSWITSHPKFISGEYDTGFIEKYFSVEELDKPSEELVNVAIIAAIGRIQNPSQNEIEKGAVNSFSNWKNKKIDGFN
- a CDS encoding endonuclease MutS2, whose protein sequence is MHEYLQSFEKLEFEKIIKHLQRYSTSDLGREHFHKLRPLSDLTEIRQKLSYVTEFKKILETEDPLPLDSIPDTRVAIQRCSIENFFLSASDLKNIRLNLTLSKKCKEYFSLRGQSYPLIYSLVSTLYVDKILEYNIDRAVDEDGHIKDSATKELAAIRRQIIQKKAHLHSNLESLLKQISEKDWIQDEIVTTRDGRMVIPVKAEHKNRVPGFIHTASASGATVFIEPAQTLELNNEIRTLILEEEREIEKILKDLTKQITEVQQNLLQNINVLGEIDFIQAKAKYSIAVMGSEPIVKPAGRYKLDQAYHPLLLQKHARKEIQPLNIDIPDECYTVLITGPNAGGKSVAMKTVGILSLLVQSGCHIPASPESEIRIFNKIFVDMGDEQSIEDDLSSFSSHLKNLKEILTESDDESLVLIDEIGSGTDPVEGSSIAAALLEKLTERMSLNIITTHHGALKAHAFETKGMQNAAMEFDQGTLKPTYKFRLGVPGSSFAIERAERMNMPSDVITKARILKGSDANKLENLIIDLERQSQELQIKLEKVNSEKSKLDILNSNYQNKITSLEKEIKVIKARALDEAKNILRDANRLIENSVREIRETSANRLIVRKAKEEIKKAKENITDILQNVNPSATYPDLKPGDQVHLKEGKSIGEIVSKFDDDYYIIQAGDLRLKIHRKELEISHTRNERKVFSNAPNLEQKNLKREIDLRGMYADEAIPAVDKFIDDAILTGLNRIDIIHGKGTGALRKKITEHLKNKSAIKSFRLGEWNEGGTGVTVVELE
- the secG gene encoding preprotein translocase subunit SecG yields the protein MFGILVTLEILVSVVLMAAVLMQSSKGGGLAGSFGGASMGTVFGVRRTADFLSRATTILATVFILLSLVINIFFLPGKQATGSSVIQQGGTQTAAPRALPPSSQQAASQEQNKK
- a CDS encoding SDR family oxidoreductase yields the protein MQNNKVAIVTGGGKRLGRAIAIALAENGFNVVVNYNKSLSGALETVNLIKERGTEAFPLKADISKKTDVNRLVNSTIKKFGRIDLLVNNSGIFTESSLLKTSQEIWDNTIDINLKGSFLCAQAVAPIMLKQKGGKIINISSVGGLIGWTNYFSYSISKAGVIMLTRLLAKELAPYVQVNTIAPGFIAIRESDKNNEFKMPKKKILLQKYGNIKDITDMVTYLSTKSEYITGQVIPIDGGRSIK
- a CDS encoding riboflavin synthase; its protein translation is MFTGIIEEIGNIKSIAKKGRGLLIEVDAPLSNKEIKLGDSVAVNGVCQTVIKKSKSTFIVEAVEETLKKTNFSQMKKGYQVNIELPLKTDGRFGGHIVLGHVDTVGEIINIEKRTNSTIYQVKYQSDYKHFVVKVGSIAIDGISLTIAEVKNNTLSVSIIPHTLANTIMKSYKVGTRVNLEFDIIGKYVAQIMNSKISSSDNTLTLESLKRSGY
- a CDS encoding diaminopimelate epimerase, producing MPKISIDFVKMTGAGNDFVLVDNRESRYNLDWVSLSTKLTDRRYGIGADGLLVIEKSTHADFQMNYFNADGSYGGMCGNGGRCSALFGMNLLQKSEITFEALNHIYNANLLNDKVLLRMKDPHSIKLNQSLIDIEPSPILYNFIDTGAPHVVIFENYFDIDILMLGKQIRNHKTFTPSGANVNFVMINQDKSLSIRTYERGVEAETFACGTGSIAAAIVYSLKNNIKPPIDVHTKSNEILTVNFEMKEDKFANIILTGSAKIVYSGVITINI
- a CDS encoding CvpA family protein, whose product is MNVTDILIVIGVLFFVALGVRDGFFKKLYSIIGFIGGLVAATKFMSSLADIFVESIGISRDGALILAFFIIFGGIILLTNLFYRWFGQSSGESIHLWSRIAGGILGAAQGLLAVSLVLVMLAFMQIPEEEAKRESLFYEDVYPLAPTIFDYTTRWMPDSKRFFDELKGKIESETIK